Proteins from one Epinephelus moara isolate mb chromosome 1, YSFRI_EMoa_1.0, whole genome shotgun sequence genomic window:
- the scg3 gene encoding secretogranin-3 isoform X1, whose amino-acid sequence MASKYFGLFVLFQLLALNVVSQISAFPTPTASTDDKTVYNRQLTEERPLQEQIAEADSVKAAVQSAESKRPSASKDAESEQDLDDFTVLKSLADGQKSKETTEVPLKKEDQYVPDESDSTKSRRLAEDYDSTKNGMDYGKYQDDPESFRQVDGTPLTAEDIVQKIANKIYEEDDRGVFDRIVSKLLKLGLITDSQADTLEYQVAEALQDLITENAKNNEIEDGESNDQETRGQQDDQGSDANRDSWGPPRRRYNEDEEDEEENDDETEDEVERDAEEEGGDTADNNWDKEEGNEVSPEDGLKDLQYFPNFYRLLRSLDSDQDTQERETLITIMKTLIDFVRMMVKYGTITPEEGVSYLENLDAMIAMQTKNKLGKSLGPPDFIGPNGKILDEDDNTKAEAAKMQKEYENLKDSTKEEQPSTETNQPGKSETFLEAIRKNIEWLKKHSKEEGKDDYDLSKLKDFMDQQVDSYIEKGIIAKDEGDTIKRIYSSL is encoded by the exons ATGGCGTCAAAATACTTTGGCCTTTTCGTCCTTTTCCAGCTTCTAGCACTGAATGTAGTGAGCCAGATATCTGCCTTCCCCACACCTACAGCCTCAACGGATG ATAAAACTGTGTACAACAGACAGCTGACAGAAGAGAGGCCCCTACAAGAGCAG ATTGCTGAGGCGGACAGCGTGAAGGCTGCGGTGCAGTCAGCTG AGAGCAAGCGTCCCTCTGCCTCCAAGGACGCAGAGTCAGAGCAGGACCTTGATGACTTCACCGTGCTGAAGTCACTGGCTGATGGCCAGAAATCAAAGGAAACCACTGAGGTGCCGCTCAAGAAGGAGGACCAGTACGTCCCAGATGAGTCAGACTCCACCAAGAGCCGGCGCCTGGCTGAGGACTACGACTCCaccaagaatgggatggactaCGGCAAGTACCAGG ATGACCCAGAAAGCTTCCGCCAGGTCGACGGCACTCCGCTGACAGCAGAGGACATTGTCCAGAAGATCGCAAACAAGATTTACGAGGAGGACGACAGAGGGGTGTTCGACAGGATCGTCTCAAAACTGCTCAAACTGGGGCTG ATCACAGACAGCCAGGCGGATACTCTGGAGTACCAGGTGGCTGAGGCACTCCAGGATCTCATCACCGAAAACGCCAAGAACAATGAGATTGAAGATGGTGAAAGCAACGACCAAGAAACCAGAGGACAGCAGGACGACCAGGGTTCGGACGCAAACAGG GACTCGTGGGGGCCACCTAGACGCCGCTACAATGAAGAcgaagaggatgaggaagaaaaTGATGACGAGACTGAGGACGAGGTGGAGAGGGatgcagaagaagagggaggTGACACAGCTGACAACAACTGGGACAAAGAAGAGGGCAACGAGGTGAGTCCCGAAGACGGGCTCAAGGACCTGCAGTACTTCCCCAACTTCTACCGTCTGCTCAGGAGCCTCGACTcag ATCAAGACACTCAGGAAAGAGAGACACTGATCACCATCATGAAGACACTGATAGACTTTGTGAGGATGATGGTGAAGTACGGCACCATCACGCCGGAGGAGGGAGTGTCCTATCTGG AGAACCTGGATGCTATGATAGCCATGCAGACCAAGAACAAGCTGGGAAAGTCTCTGGGGCCTCCGGACTTCATTGGACCCAACG gAAAAATCTTGGATGAGGACGACAACACGAAGGCTGAGGCCGCCAAGATGCAGAAGGAGTATGAGAACCTGAAAGACTCGACCAAGGAGGAGCAGCCATCAACTGAGACCA ATCAGCCTGGCAAGTCAGAGACTTTCCTGGAGGCCATCAGGAAGAACATCGAGTGGTTGaagaaacacagcaaagaaGAAGGCAAAGATG ATTATGATCTGTCCAAGCTGAAGGACTTCATGGACCAGCAGGTTGACTCCTACATCGAGAAGGGCATCATCGCCAAGGACGAGGGCGACACCATCAAGAGGATCTACAGCAGCCTGTAA
- the scg3 gene encoding secretogranin-3 isoform X2: MASKYFGLFVLFQLLALNVVSQISAFPTPTASTDDKTVYNRQLTEERPLQEQIAEADSVKAAVQSAESKRPSASKDAESEQDLDDFTVLKSLADGQKSKETTEVPLKKEDQYVPDESDSTKSRRLAEDYDSTKNGMDYDDPESFRQVDGTPLTAEDIVQKIANKIYEEDDRGVFDRIVSKLLKLGLITDSQADTLEYQVAEALQDLITENAKNNEIEDGESNDQETRGQQDDQGSDANRDSWGPPRRRYNEDEEDEEENDDETEDEVERDAEEEGGDTADNNWDKEEGNEVSPEDGLKDLQYFPNFYRLLRSLDSDQDTQERETLITIMKTLIDFVRMMVKYGTITPEEGVSYLENLDAMIAMQTKNKLGKSLGPPDFIGPNGKILDEDDNTKAEAAKMQKEYENLKDSTKEEQPSTETNQPGKSETFLEAIRKNIEWLKKHSKEEGKDDYDLSKLKDFMDQQVDSYIEKGIIAKDEGDTIKRIYSSL, from the exons ATGGCGTCAAAATACTTTGGCCTTTTCGTCCTTTTCCAGCTTCTAGCACTGAATGTAGTGAGCCAGATATCTGCCTTCCCCACACCTACAGCCTCAACGGATG ATAAAACTGTGTACAACAGACAGCTGACAGAAGAGAGGCCCCTACAAGAGCAG ATTGCTGAGGCGGACAGCGTGAAGGCTGCGGTGCAGTCAGCTG AGAGCAAGCGTCCCTCTGCCTCCAAGGACGCAGAGTCAGAGCAGGACCTTGATGACTTCACCGTGCTGAAGTCACTGGCTGATGGCCAGAAATCAAAGGAAACCACTGAGGTGCCGCTCAAGAAGGAGGACCAGTACGTCCCAGATGAGTCAGACTCCACCAAGAGCCGGCGCCTGGCTGAGGACTACGACTCCaccaagaatgggatggactaCG ATGACCCAGAAAGCTTCCGCCAGGTCGACGGCACTCCGCTGACAGCAGAGGACATTGTCCAGAAGATCGCAAACAAGATTTACGAGGAGGACGACAGAGGGGTGTTCGACAGGATCGTCTCAAAACTGCTCAAACTGGGGCTG ATCACAGACAGCCAGGCGGATACTCTGGAGTACCAGGTGGCTGAGGCACTCCAGGATCTCATCACCGAAAACGCCAAGAACAATGAGATTGAAGATGGTGAAAGCAACGACCAAGAAACCAGAGGACAGCAGGACGACCAGGGTTCGGACGCAAACAGG GACTCGTGGGGGCCACCTAGACGCCGCTACAATGAAGAcgaagaggatgaggaagaaaaTGATGACGAGACTGAGGACGAGGTGGAGAGGGatgcagaagaagagggaggTGACACAGCTGACAACAACTGGGACAAAGAAGAGGGCAACGAGGTGAGTCCCGAAGACGGGCTCAAGGACCTGCAGTACTTCCCCAACTTCTACCGTCTGCTCAGGAGCCTCGACTcag ATCAAGACACTCAGGAAAGAGAGACACTGATCACCATCATGAAGACACTGATAGACTTTGTGAGGATGATGGTGAAGTACGGCACCATCACGCCGGAGGAGGGAGTGTCCTATCTGG AGAACCTGGATGCTATGATAGCCATGCAGACCAAGAACAAGCTGGGAAAGTCTCTGGGGCCTCCGGACTTCATTGGACCCAACG gAAAAATCTTGGATGAGGACGACAACACGAAGGCTGAGGCCGCCAAGATGCAGAAGGAGTATGAGAACCTGAAAGACTCGACCAAGGAGGAGCAGCCATCAACTGAGACCA ATCAGCCTGGCAAGTCAGAGACTTTCCTGGAGGCCATCAGGAAGAACATCGAGTGGTTGaagaaacacagcaaagaaGAAGGCAAAGATG ATTATGATCTGTCCAAGCTGAAGGACTTCATGGACCAGCAGGTTGACTCCTACATCGAGAAGGGCATCATCGCCAAGGACGAGGGCGACACCATCAAGAGGATCTACAGCAGCCTGTAA
- the scg3 gene encoding secretogranin-3 isoform X3: MASKYFGLFVLFQLLALNVVSQISAFPTPTASTDDKTVYNRQLTEERPLQEQIAEADSVKAAVQSAESKRPSASKDAESEQDLDDFTVLKSLADGQKSKETTEVPLKKEDQYVPDESDSTKSRRLAEDYDSTKNGMDYGKYQDDPESFRQVDGTPLTAEDIVQKIANKIYEEDDRGVFDRIVSKLLKLGLITDSQADTLEYQVAEALQDLITENAKNNEIEDGESNDQETRGQQDDQGSDANRDSWGPPRRRYNEDEEDEEENDDETEDEVERDAEEEGGDTADNNWDKEEGNEVSPEDGLKDLQYFPNFYRLLRSLDSENLDAMIAMQTKNKLGKSLGPPDFIGPNGKILDEDDNTKAEAAKMQKEYENLKDSTKEEQPSTETNQPGKSETFLEAIRKNIEWLKKHSKEEGKDDYDLSKLKDFMDQQVDSYIEKGIIAKDEGDTIKRIYSSL, encoded by the exons ATGGCGTCAAAATACTTTGGCCTTTTCGTCCTTTTCCAGCTTCTAGCACTGAATGTAGTGAGCCAGATATCTGCCTTCCCCACACCTACAGCCTCAACGGATG ATAAAACTGTGTACAACAGACAGCTGACAGAAGAGAGGCCCCTACAAGAGCAG ATTGCTGAGGCGGACAGCGTGAAGGCTGCGGTGCAGTCAGCTG AGAGCAAGCGTCCCTCTGCCTCCAAGGACGCAGAGTCAGAGCAGGACCTTGATGACTTCACCGTGCTGAAGTCACTGGCTGATGGCCAGAAATCAAAGGAAACCACTGAGGTGCCGCTCAAGAAGGAGGACCAGTACGTCCCAGATGAGTCAGACTCCACCAAGAGCCGGCGCCTGGCTGAGGACTACGACTCCaccaagaatgggatggactaCGGCAAGTACCAGG ATGACCCAGAAAGCTTCCGCCAGGTCGACGGCACTCCGCTGACAGCAGAGGACATTGTCCAGAAGATCGCAAACAAGATTTACGAGGAGGACGACAGAGGGGTGTTCGACAGGATCGTCTCAAAACTGCTCAAACTGGGGCTG ATCACAGACAGCCAGGCGGATACTCTGGAGTACCAGGTGGCTGAGGCACTCCAGGATCTCATCACCGAAAACGCCAAGAACAATGAGATTGAAGATGGTGAAAGCAACGACCAAGAAACCAGAGGACAGCAGGACGACCAGGGTTCGGACGCAAACAGG GACTCGTGGGGGCCACCTAGACGCCGCTACAATGAAGAcgaagaggatgaggaagaaaaTGATGACGAGACTGAGGACGAGGTGGAGAGGGatgcagaagaagagggaggTGACACAGCTGACAACAACTGGGACAAAGAAGAGGGCAACGAGGTGAGTCCCGAAGACGGGCTCAAGGACCTGCAGTACTTCCCCAACTTCTACCGTCTGCTCAGGAGCCTCGACTcag AGAACCTGGATGCTATGATAGCCATGCAGACCAAGAACAAGCTGGGAAAGTCTCTGGGGCCTCCGGACTTCATTGGACCCAACG gAAAAATCTTGGATGAGGACGACAACACGAAGGCTGAGGCCGCCAAGATGCAGAAGGAGTATGAGAACCTGAAAGACTCGACCAAGGAGGAGCAGCCATCAACTGAGACCA ATCAGCCTGGCAAGTCAGAGACTTTCCTGGAGGCCATCAGGAAGAACATCGAGTGGTTGaagaaacacagcaaagaaGAAGGCAAAGATG ATTATGATCTGTCCAAGCTGAAGGACTTCATGGACCAGCAGGTTGACTCCTACATCGAGAAGGGCATCATCGCCAAGGACGAGGGCGACACCATCAAGAGGATCTACAGCAGCCTGTAA